CAGCCGCTGCTCCCCCACCCGCGCCAGCGCCGCCTCGAACGGCGCCTGGTCGATCGGCCGGGTGGTCAGGCGCAGGTAGGCCGAGGAGCCGGCCTCGCCGCGGCCCATCCGGGCCAGCGCGTCGCACAGCACCCAGTCCAGGGTGCGGGTGTAGGCGGGCTCGGAGAACACCACGTTCGGCAGCTCCAGGCCGATCGAGGCGGTGATCGTGGACTGGTGCGCGCCGCCCTCGGGGGCCAGCGTGACGCCGGAGGGCGTGCCGGCGATCAGGAAGCGCGCGCCGGAGTAGGTGCCGTAGATGAAGGCGTCCAGGCCGCGGCAGACGAAGGGGTCGTAAACCGTCCCGATCGGCAGCAGCGGCTGGTCCGACAGGTCCCAGGTCAGGCCGAGCTGGCCCAGCAGCAGGAACAGGTTCATCTCGGAGATGCCGAGCTCGATGTGCTGCCCGGAGGGGGACTCGTTCCAGCGCACCGGGGAGTCGGCGGCGGTGTAGTTCCGCACCTCGGCCGGGGCGAAGACGCCGAACTTGTTGATGAAGCCGGCCAGGTTCGTCGAGGTCGCCACGTCCGGAGCGGTGGTCACCAGGTGCCGGGCCACCTCCGGGGTGCGGGCCAGGCCCGAGACCAGGCGGCCGAAGGCCTCCTGGGTGGAGGTCGCCTTGGCCGGTGAGCGGGTCTCGACCTGGACCGGGACCGGGACCGGCGGGTGCGCGGTGGGCTGCGGGCGCTTCAGGAGCGCCGCGCGTGCGGCGACCACGCGGCCGGCGGCGGTGTCCGGGGCGATGCGGTCCCACTCGGTGGCCTCGGTCAGGCCCTGGGCGGTGCGCAGCGCCGCGACCTGCTCGGTGCTCAGCAGCGCCGAGTGGTTGCGGGGGTTGCCGGCGATCGGCAGGCCCCAGCCCTTGACGGTGTAGGCGAAGACCACGCTCGGGCGGTCGGTGACGGCGTCGCACTGGGCGTAGGCGTCGAGCATGGCGGTCAGGTCGTGGCCGCCGAGGTCGGTGAGCAGGGCGCCCAGGTCGTCGTCGGGGACCACGGACAGGATCGAGGCGACCTCGGCCGGGGCGCCTTCCAGGAACGCCGTGCGCAGGCGCGCGCCGTCCAGGCCGAACAGCGACTGGTAGCGCTCGTTGGGCATGGCGTCGATCCACGCCTTCAGCGCGCCGCCGCCGGGCCGGTCGAACACGGCCTGCAGGCGGCGGCCGTACTTGACCTCCACGACGTGCCAGCCGGCGGCCTCGAACTGCAGGCGCAGCTGGCCCTCGCGGATACCGGGCACCACGCGGTCCAGGGACTGCCGGTTGAAGTCCACGATCCACATGACCTCGCCCAGGCCCGCGCAGGCCGGGTCGGCGATGGCCTCCCAGACGTTGCCCTCGTCCAGTTCGGCGTCGCCCAGCAGTGCCACGAAGCGCGAGCGGGGCCGGGGGCCGAAGTGGGCGTCGACGTAGCGGCGCGCGGCGGCGGCGAACAGCGGCGCGGCCGGGCCCAGGCCCACCGAGCCGGTGGAGAAGTCCACGCGGTCGGGGTCCTTGGTGCGGCTGGGGTAGGACTGCAGGCCGCCGAAGGCGCGCAGCTGCGTGAGGTAGGAGCGGTCCAGTTCGCCCAGCAGGTACTGGATGCCGTGGAAGACCGGGGAGGCGTGCGGCTTGACCGAGACCTTGTCGTCCGGGCCCAGGTGGTGGAAGTACAGCGCGGTCATCGCGGTGACCAGCGAGGCCGAGGAGGCCTGGTGGCCGCCGACCTTGACCCCGTCGCCGGTGGCGCGGTCGTGGTTGGCGGCGTCGACGATCCTGGTGGCCAGCCACAGGACGCGGTTTTGGATCTCGTTCAGGGCTTCCAGGTCCGCCGGTCCTGCCGGGTCGGCGGACGTCGGGGCGGACTGGCCTGTCTGGGCAGTCTGTGGAACGGCTGCGGGCATGGCGCATCCCTCGCGGTTCGGGGGCGGACGTCGTTGTCACACGCCCGGCTTTGCGGGGTCACCGCGCCAGGCTCGTGGTCTCATTATCGGACGTCGGCTCCCCTGCCGAAAACTTCGAGGTCGAACGGGGGATCCTGATCCAGGGATCGCCTCTGCGCCGGCGGGCGCGGTCGGTCCTGGTCAGCGGGTACAGGGCCAGCCCGATGCCGAAGGCGACCAGGTGGCCCAGCGGCGTGTAGTCGACCGCGGCGTCGAAGTCCTTCAGCGAGGCCTGGTAGAGCAGGTAGGCCAGCATCAGCGACCACACCGAGAGCCGGTAGGGCCAGCGCAGCCGGTAGACCAGCAGCGCCGCGCACGCGTAGGCGCCGTAGCTGATGCCGACGTCGATGGTGCGGGAGTAGACCCGGTCCTGCTCGGGGGTCAGGACCACCGTCTCCTCGATCCACAGCGCGATCAGGATCGTGGCGCCGATGTGCCCGGCCAGGAACGCCAGCACGGTGCGCCAGGTGCCGATCCAGCGTTCCAGCGGCGCCAGGTAGATGAAGGCGGTCAGCGCCATGAAGACCAGCTCGTTGACGTCGGTCCACATCGCCGAGCCGAACAGCACCGTCAGCGGCTCCTGCTTAAGGTGCGCCAGCGTGGTGGAGTGGGTCAGCAGGACCGCGTTGCGCAGCCGCGGGGACAGCCCGATCAGCATCCAGGCGTGTACCACGACCAGCAGCGAGAGCGCCGTGGTGAACGGCGCCAGCCGGGCCCAGGCCTTGAGCCAGTTCCAGACGATGCGCACGTGCCGGCTGGCCCAGCTGTTCGTGCGCAGGAGGTATGCGACCAGCAGCACCGCCGGAATGGCGGCGAGTTCTATCCAGCCGGTCCTCATCTGTCCAGTGTCTCCCTATCGACCCGATCGGTGCCCGCGCTCGGTGTATTCCCCGGACTGAGCAGCACTGTGCAGGTTCCCGCTGAGAAGCTGATGAAAAGCGCGGGAACACGGCGAAGACGGGACCCGGATCCCTTACGGACCGAGCCCCGCCGCTTCTACCAGGAGGAACGCTAGTGCGAGCGCCCCGGCTTGAACTTGCGGTACATGAACGCGCCGCCGCCCATCAGCGCCGCGCCCATCGGGGCGAGCATCAGGCCGTCGGCACCGGTGTGGGCCAGCGTGCCGACCGGGGCCGGGACGATCGAGCCGGTCTCCGGCGGCGTGCTGCGCGGGGCGGTCCAGCCGGTGGTGGTGCCCGGCGGCGGGGGCGGCGGGGTGCCGATCGGGGGCGTCGGCGTGTTGTTCGCGCACGCGTTGCCCTCGGCGCCGTTGGCCACGCCGACCACGTTCACCGAGTCGCCGCAGACGTTGACCGGGACCGAGATCGGCAGCTGGATGGTGTTGCCCGAGCCGATCCCCGGAGAGCCGACCGAGGTGCCGGTCGCGCTCGAGCCGCCGGTGCCCGCGCCGCCGCCGGCGTTGAGGCAGTGGTTGCCCTTGGCACCGTTGGCCACGCCGACCACGTTGACGGTGTCGCCGCACAGGTTGACCGGGATGTCCACGGGGACCTGGACGGTGTTGCCCGAGACGATGCCCGGGGAGCCGACCGAGCTGCCGGTCGCGCTCGAGCCGCCGGTGCCCGCGCCGCCGCCCTCGTTGCGGCAGTGGTTGCCCAGGGCGCCGTTGCCCACGCCGACCACGTTCACCGAGTCGCCGCAGGCGTTGACCGGGATGTGCACCGGGGCCTGGACGGTGTTGCCGGACAGGATGCCCGGGGAGCCGATCGAGCTGCCGCTGGCGGACGCGCCGCCGGAGCCCTGGCTGCCCAGCCCGCCGGCGCTGGCACCACCGGAGTTGGCGCAGTGGTTGCCGGCCGCCGGGTTGAGCACGCCGAGCACGTTGGCCGTCACACCGCAGACGTTGATCGGGACGTCCACCGGGATCTGGACGGTGTTGCCCGAGAGGATGCCCGGCGAGCCGGCGGTGGTGGTACCGGCATCGCCGGCCCCGGCGGCCGACGCGTCGGCGTGCGCGATCCCGGCCCCGCCGGTGGCGAGCAGCCCGCCGGTCGTGAGTCCGAAAACGATCCGCCGCTTGACTTGCGATTGCATGAAAGCCCCTGCCTTGTTCCGTCTGCCGTGTTTCTTCAGACGAGCCGATAGACCTATCCGACTAACGAGACGGTCAGCGGGAGGTTTTTCCCGGCAAACCGTGAATCGTTCGTACGAGTGAACCGGGGCGGCCCGGGGCAACCACGGCGCCGGGCTGGTTGTCGGGGGCTTTCGGCGCATACGGGAAAGGAGGCGCATGTGTGGGTGAGTTGCTCG
This window of the Catenulispora sp. MAP5-51 genome carries:
- a CDS encoding pyruvate dehydrogenase, which codes for MPAAVPQTAQTGQSAPTSADPAGPADLEALNEIQNRVLWLATRIVDAANHDRATGDGVKVGGHQASSASLVTAMTALYFHHLGPDDKVSVKPHASPVFHGIQYLLGELDRSYLTQLRAFGGLQSYPSRTKDPDRVDFSTGSVGLGPAAPLFAAAARRYVDAHFGPRPRSRFVALLGDAELDEGNVWEAIADPACAGLGEVMWIVDFNRQSLDRVVPGIREGQLRLQFEAAGWHVVEVKYGRRLQAVFDRPGGGALKAWIDAMPNERYQSLFGLDGARLRTAFLEGAPAEVASILSVVPDDDLGALLTDLGGHDLTAMLDAYAQCDAVTDRPSVVFAYTVKGWGLPIAGNPRNHSALLSTEQVAALRTAQGLTEATEWDRIAPDTAAGRVVAARAALLKRPQPTAHPPVPVPVQVETRSPAKATSTQEAFGRLVSGLARTPEVARHLVTTAPDVATSTNLAGFINKFGVFAPAEVRNYTAADSPVRWNESPSGQHIELGISEMNLFLLLGQLGLTWDLSDQPLLPIGTVYDPFVCRGLDAFIYGTYSGARFLIAGTPSGVTLAPEGGAHQSTITASIGLELPNVVFSEPAYTRTLDWVLCDALARMGRGEAGSSAYLRLTTRPIDQAPFEAALARVGEQRLREQVLAGGYRLHVATELENAGAPVVHLAASGAVMPEVLAAAAELASEGVAAHVVDVTSLDRLYTGWRRALQQDYRSASGPRRPSVLKELFPGRAPIVTVHDAASHAMAWLGSAVGVPAVPLGVDSFGQSGTVADLYAQHDLVPGAIVNAALAALAL
- a CDS encoding rhomboid-like protein, which translates into the protein MRTGWIELAAIPAVLLVAYLLRTNSWASRHVRIVWNWLKAWARLAPFTTALSLLVVVHAWMLIGLSPRLRNAVLLTHSTTLAHLKQEPLTVLFGSAMWTDVNELVFMALTAFIYLAPLERWIGTWRTVLAFLAGHIGATILIALWIEETVVLTPEQDRVYSRTIDVGISYGAYACAALLVYRLRWPYRLSVWSLMLAYLLYQASLKDFDAAVDYTPLGHLVAFGIGLALYPLTRTDRARRRRGDPWIRIPRSTSKFSAGEPTSDNETTSLAR
- a CDS encoding chaplin, whose protein sequence is MQSQVKRRIVFGLTTGGLLATGGAGIAHADASAAGAGDAGTTTAGSPGILSGNTVQIPVDVPINVCGVTANVLGVLNPAAGNHCANSGGASAGGLGSQGSGGASASGSSIGSPGILSGNTVQAPVHIPVNACGDSVNVVGVGNGALGNHCRNEGGGAGTGGSSATGSSVGSPGIVSGNTVQVPVDIPVNLCGDTVNVVGVANGAKGNHCLNAGGGAGTGGSSATGTSVGSPGIGSGNTIQLPISVPVNVCGDSVNVVGVANGAEGNACANNTPTPPIGTPPPPPPGTTTGWTAPRSTPPETGSIVPAPVGTLAHTGADGLMLAPMGAALMGGGAFMYRKFKPGRSH